The Couchioplanes caeruleus sequence GTCGTCCACTGCCGAACACCGGCGATCTGAACCGTGGTGCCCGCGCTGGTACGTAGCCACTGCCCAGCGGCCAGCTTCGCCGCAGGGACCCAGTCAGCCAGAGCCGGCACCCAGAAGGGGTGGTTGTCCGTTGCGGTGACGGCGGAGGTCTTGCTCCCGCGCGCACCGTCGGTGTCGACGGTGATCTCCACGAGGGATTTGTCACCCACGCTGGTGATGGTGTCGGTGACCACCCTGGCAGCGGTGGTGTTCTTGGTCGGGTCAGTGGCCATCACACGGTCGCCGACGCGTAGCTTCTCGATTGCCCGCGTGGTGCCGTCGGCGAGCAGCACAGGGGTACCGGGTAGGAAGCTGCTCGGACGTCGAGGAATCGGGCAGGCGTCGGCGTCACGCTTGTTGCGCTGGGCGAGGCCGGCGAGTTCGTCACGCTTCTTGCTGGCGTCCTTGACGTTGTCGAGGAACTTGAGGAGCTTAGGTACAAGCTTGCCGATGTCCCACAGGGCACCGAGGATCTTCTTGCCCGGCAGAAGGTTCGCCAGACTCCAGAGACAGGCCTCGACATTGCCGTCCCGGACGCAGGACATGATGTCACCGACACCGGACAGGTCGAGGAACAGCTGGTAGGCGTTCTCCTTGAAGAAGTCAAGGATGCTCTTCCCGGACTCCTCCTGCGCCCGACGCAGCTCCTCCTGCTGCTCAGGAGTGAGGAACTTCAACAGGTCCGGATCCAGAGGCCCCGGTGGTGTCGAACCGCTCGCCGCAGCGTCGGCGACGGCATCGTTGGCGCGCTTGCGCGCCGCTTCTTCGGCACGGTCAGCGGCTTTCTGCGCCTCGACGGCGTGCTCGAGGGCCTTGGTGGCGGCGGTCGCGGCGCTGTCGGCGTGCTTCTGGGCGCTGTCGGCCGCCTGCCTGGCCTTTGCGGCGTCGGCTTCGGCGCTGTCGGCGGCACCGCGAGCGGCGGCCGCGTCGGCCTCGGCCGCGGACGCGGCGCTGTTGGCGGCCGCCGCGTCGGCCTGCGCGGCCTGCGCGTTGCGTCCAGCGATCGCGGCGTCGTTGGCGGCCTCGTTGGCCGCCTGACGGGCAGCCGCGGCATCCGCGCGCGCCTGGGCGTCGGCACGGCCGGCGCTGGCCGCGGCGGCACGGGCGGCGGCACCGTCGGCAGCGGCCTGTGCCGCGGCTTGCTTGGCCTCCGCGGCGGAGCTCGCCGCCTCCGCGGCCGAGCGGGCCGCCTGTGCTGCCGCGGCATAGGCCGGCTTGACCTGCGCGTTTGCCCGGTCCGCGGCGGCCTCGGCCTGCTGCGCCGCGGTCACCGCCTCGTCCGCGCGGGCCTTCGCCGCTGCGGCTTGCTCGGCACCGATCGTCTTGGCCTGCTCGGCGACAAGCTTCACGAAGTCGGCGTCCATGTCGGCGCCGGTGAACGGACTGACCATGCCGATCGCCGCGTTCGCCGGTTCAGCGATGCCCGCTGCCGACACGCGCGCCGCTGCGGCCGCGTTGACCGCGATCTCCGCCTGTGCGGCGGCTGCCACCGCTTCCGTCGTGGCCGCCTGTGCCTCGTCCTTGGTCCGGTCGGCCGCCCACAGCGACCGCACCGCCTCATCCGCAGCCTGCCCCGCCAACCGGACCGCCTCGTTCGCAGCCGCGGCCGCCTTCGCCTCCTGAGCGGTTGCCTCCGCCGCCTTCGCATCGGCGCGGACGCGCGCCGCATGTGTCGCCTTCGCCGCAGCCTCAGCCTTGTCTGCCGCCGCGTCGGCAGCCGCAGCCGCAGCGCGAGCCTTCTCCGCGGCAGCCCACGCCCGCTCCGCGGCCTGCTGGGCCTGGGTAGCTGCGGCACGGGCGTTCGCCGCCGCACCCGAGGCCGTGTTCGCTGAGCCGCGCGCAGAACGAGCTGCACCACCGGCGACGCCCGCCTGTCGGTCGGCCTCGTCAGCCTGCCGTTGCGCCTCGTCCTTCTCCGCGCCACTGGCCGCGGCGGCCGCCGCCGAGCGCATCGCCGCGGCCTTCGCTTTGGCGGTCTGTTCCGCTCGTTCGGCGGCCATGGCCGCGTCACGGGCGCGCCGGGCCTTACTTTCCTGGTCCCATGCCCTGTCCTGGGCGTCAGCAGCAGCATCATCGGCGCCCTCGGCCCGCTGGCGCGCACCGGCCGCGATCGCGGCCTGCGCTTCGGCGTTGGCCCGCGCCGATCGCGCGACGGAGGCCTGTTGTTCGGCTTCGGCGCGGTGGCGGGCGGCGTTGGCACGTTCGGCCTCGGCGATCTGCCGCTGTCGCTTGGCCTCCGCGGCCTGCGCCTCGGCGATCTGCCGCTGCTGACGGGCCTTCTCCGCCTCGGCCCATGCCTTGGCCTCGGCGGCCTGCGCCTGCTCCCGCGCCTTCTTCGTCCGCGCCGCGGCCGTCTTCGCCGCATCGGCCTGCTTCTTCGCCGCCGCGGCCAGTTTCGCCGCCGACGCCGCATGCTCCTGCGCGTGCTTACGCCACTGCTCCGCCTGCCGCGCGTGCGCCTCGGCCTTCGCCTGGGCGTCCTGCGCGTTGTTCGTGGCAATGGTGGCGTCGATCGCGTGCGCGGCGGTCGTGGTCGCACCCACCGCGGCGGTGGAGGCCTCGCTCATGCCCTGCGCGATCAGCGACCACTCCGCGCCGTAGGTCAACCCGGTCTCCACCAGGGTGTCCGCCGCCGACGTGGCGATCGCCGCCGCGGACTGGGCCTGCTCCGCGGCCTGCCGCGCGGCCGTCAGGTCGTTCGCGGTCTGCGCCTTCGCCGCATTCAGCTCCGCGGCCTTCGCCTGTGCCGTCGCGGAACCCGCCAGCACCCGCTGACTGTGCCGTGCCGCGTTCGCCGCACCCGCCATCGCGTTCGCCGCCCGCTGCAACGCCTTCACGCCGTCGCCGTGCGCCTTCAACAGCCGGGTCCGCGCCTCGGACGCCTTCTTCGCCCGCTGCGCCAGCTCCGACAGATCCTCGGCGGCCTTGTTGCGCGCCTCGAGATCCTTCAGATACTGCTCGCGGGCTTCCGCGTCGGCCTTCGCCGCCGCCGGATAGCCGGTGTCCCAGAACGCGGCCACCGCCGCATCATCGCCGGCAAGGGCCTGCTCGGCGGCCAGACGAAGCTGCGACTCCGCCGGCGCCGCCGCCGCGAACGTCTTCAACCTGTCCCGCAACTGGGTGGCCCGCTCGCGGGCGGTCGCGGCGACCTTCTCATCCTGTGCCCGGGCGATGTCCGCGCCGTAGGCCAGGAACGCTGCCCGGTCACCGTCGGTGCCCGCCAGCACCCGGGTCACCTCGGCGTTGAAGTTCGCGCCGCCCGTACCCGCCATCGCCTTGATCTTGGCCAGGTTGTCCGCCGCGGTCTTGCGCTTCTCAGACGCGATCTGTGTCTCGAGCTGACGCTTGTCCACTGTGGCGAACTTCTGAATCGCCGCCGCATCCGCCGACGCCAACGCGGCCAGCGCCGCGTCGCGCACCCGCGCCTCGGGGGCGAGCTGCGCCACATCGGCGACCGCCTTACGCCACCGCTCCGCGTTCAGGTCGACACCGGTCGAGCCGTTCCATGATTCCGTCACCAACGGCGGCACCGGCACCGGGGTGCTGTTCGGCACCTCGGTCACCACGCCGCGCCGGACGGATCCGGCGGACGGGGAGGCCGAGGCCGGGGGCACGTACACGAAGCTGGCGAGCACGGTCGCGGCCACGGACGCCGTCGCCAGCGCCCGCAAACGGGTGCGCAGGGAAGCATTCATTACAGGGGCATCCATTCAGAAAGGCATGCGGAGAAGCCCGTCCTCCACAGAGGACGGGCCTTTCTATCCGTACGATCAGGCGGTCGGCGTCGCGGGGGTGTTCAACGCCTGCTCGGCGGCGAGGGCCTGCTCGTAGAGAGCGGTCCACGAGGCGGCCTGGGCCGCGGCGTTCTTCTGCTCCTCGAGCCACTGCTCCCGGGTGCCCTGCGCCGTGTCCGCGATGGCCTGCCAGTTCGGGCTCGTGGCGCTGCCCGCGGCCTGCGACACCTGCTGCCACGTGTCGGCCTGCTTCTGCGCGACCTGCTGCGCCTGCGCCCACGCCAGCCGCGGTGCGCCGGTCTGCGCCCCGACCGTCGCCCACGCCCGCGCCGCGGCGGCGCGCGCCTGCTCCTGCGCCTCGCCCACGGTCTCGCGGGCCGCCTTCTCGGCGGCCTGCGCCTCGATCACCAGACGATTCGTCGTCGCGCGCCAGCGCGCATCCTCGTCGGCGCACCGCTTGCGGTGCATCTGCAGGTCCAGCCCGGCCGCGCTCACCCAGCCGTGGGTCAGGAACTCCGCGACGTCGGCGTCCGTCGAACCCTCGGCGACCGCCCGGCCCGCCCACGCGCGGACCTGCGCACCCGGGTCACCATCACGCAGCCGGACCACGAAGTCGCGGTCCTCCTGGCGGACCTTCGCCGCCTCGCCGGCCTCGAACTCGATGTTCTTCTTGTCGCGCTCCAGCGCGGCGGCGTAACCGGTCTTCGCGAACTCCGCCAGCTCCGCGTCCGTACCCTGCAACGCCCACCGTCCGGCCGCGTTCACCCACGGATACCGGTCCGCCGGGTGCGTCAGCACCATTCGGTTCGCAAAGTCGACGTTGCGCTGCCGGGTCCGCTCCGCGCGGGCCACCGCCGCGTCATAGCCGGTCGCCAGGAACGCCGCGATCGCCGCGTCGCCCGCGCTGGACAGCAACGCCGCCCGCGCCGCGCTGCGTACCTCCGGGCGGTAGTCGTCGGTGGACAGCCACCGCACGAACGCCCGGTCCGCCTCGGCCTGATCCGACCTGGTGTCCATCATCACGACCGCCGGCAGGCCGGCCGCCAGCGCCGGACCCGACACCGTCACCGCACTCACCGCCGCCGCGACCGCTACGAGCAGGCTCCGCCCACGCATCACATGTCCCCCGTATTTCAGCAAAGTCGGGCGACATTGAAGCACGGGGCACCGACACATCCATAGCCGGATCCCGATCGCCGCCGTGAGTCGATATTCACACCGCTGCCGGTGTTGCGACGGAGTGCGGACGACGGTTAGCGTTCGCCGCCGTCCATGCGCCGCGGTCTTCACATCCGTGCTGCGCCGGCACCACCACACTTCACTGCCACGGGGACACAACACTTTCATGACGTCTTCCATCGGCGCCCTGCTCACGCGGGGTCTGCTCACTGCTGGGCTGGCCACGGCCGCCCTCACCGCGACGCTGCCGGCCGCCGCCCAGGCCGTATCCGCCTTGCCGGCCGGCCTGTCGGCCGCCGCTCTCGCCGATCCGAGCCCGAATCTGTACGACGAGAAGATGCGGGTCCTCGCCAAGTTCGGCCTCGACGACCAACTGAACCTGGCCGAACGGACCGACCGCGACTTCGTCATCGCACTCTGGACCCGGATCAAGAACAACCCCGACCACCTCGAGGTACGCATCGCCGCCGAGGCCGCCTACTCCGCCGCTCCCGAGGACGCGGAGCGGGCCTGCCGGCAGTTCATCCTCGTCGACGTGTACGCGGCGTTCGACCGGGACGTCGCCCGCGAGAAGACCGAGACCGACGAGAAGCGCCGCAGCGACTTCGCCCGCGCGACCGCCGCGGCCAGCATCGACGTGGTCGCCGACGCCGCCATGCTCAACGGCACCGACACCAAGTTCATCGAGCTGATCTGGCAGCGCGCCGACGAGGACGGCAAGTGGCCCAAGGTGAAGGCCGCCGCCCGCGACGCCCGCAAGGGCACCCCGGAGCAGCAGCGCGAGTTCATCGCCTCCGGCCTGGCCGCCGCCGCCAAGCAGGACACCGACGACCGCATCGCCGCCGACGCGGCCAAGACCGAGGAAGAGAAGGCCGCGGCGCGGGCCCGCGCCGCCAAGCAGTTCGCCGCCAACCGGATCGGCCTGCCGGTCACCGAGCCGCTGCTGAGCATGCCCGATCGTGACTTCGTCAACGTGGTGTGGAACTACGCCGCCGAGGGCACCGAGGTGGCGCGCGCCGCGGAGCGCACCGCCCGCAGCAACGATCCGGCCGTCTGGAAGACGTTCATCGACACCGGCATCCACCAGGCCAAAGACCGCGACATCAAGAACGCGCTCGACAAGCAGGAGGCCGAGGACCGCCGCCGGGCCCGGGAGATCCTCAGCCGCGCCGAGCGGATCGGGCACGCCAACCTCGCCGCCGCGGCCCGCGCCGCCCTCGCCGGTGACGCCCAGGCCGTCGCCGACTTCGTCCACGCCGGGCAGTACCAGGTCCGCCCCGACCCGATCGTGGCCGCCCC is a genomic window containing:
- a CDS encoding polymorphic toxin-type HINT domain-containing protein; the encoded protein is MNASLRTRLRALATASVAATVLASFVYVPPASASPSAGSVRRGVVTEVPNSTPVPVPPLVTESWNGSTGVDLNAERWRKAVADVAQLAPEARVRDAALAALASADAAAIQKFATVDKRQLETQIASEKRKTAADNLAKIKAMAGTGGANFNAEVTRVLAGTDGDRAAFLAYGADIARAQDEKVAATARERATQLRDRLKTFAAAAPAESQLRLAAEQALAGDDAAVAAFWDTGYPAAAKADAEAREQYLKDLEARNKAAEDLSELAQRAKKASEARTRLLKAHGDGVKALQRAANAMAGAANAARHSQRVLAGSATAQAKAAELNAAKAQTANDLTAARQAAEQAQSAAAIATSAADTLVETGLTYGAEWSLIAQGMSEASTAAVGATTTAAHAIDATIATNNAQDAQAKAEAHARQAEQWRKHAQEHAASAAKLAAAAKKQADAAKTAAARTKKAREQAQAAEAKAWAEAEKARQQRQIAEAQAAEAKRQRQIAEAERANAARHRAEAEQQASVARSARANAEAQAAIAAGARQRAEGADDAAADAQDRAWDQESKARRARDAAMAAERAEQTAKAKAAAMRSAAAAAASGAEKDEAQRQADEADRQAGVAGGAARSARGSANTASGAAANARAAATQAQQAAERAWAAAEKARAAAAAADAAADKAEAAAKATHAARVRADAKAAEATAQEAKAAAAANEAVRLAGQAADEAVRSLWAADRTKDEAQAATTEAVAAAAQAEIAVNAAAAARVSAAGIAEPANAAIGMVSPFTGADMDADFVKLVAEQAKTIGAEQAAAAKARADEAVTAAQQAEAAADRANAQVKPAYAAAAQAARSAAEAASSAAEAKQAAAQAAADGAAARAAAASAGRADAQARADAAAARQAANEAANDAAIAGRNAQAAQADAAAANSAASAAEADAAAARGAADSAEADAAKARQAADSAQKHADSAATAATKALEHAVEAQKAADRAEEAARKRANDAVADAAASGSTPPGPLDPDLLKFLTPEQQEELRRAQEESGKSILDFFKENAYQLFLDLSGVGDIMSCVRDGNVEACLWSLANLLPGKKILGALWDIGKLVPKLLKFLDNVKDASKKRDELAGLAQRNKRDADACPIPRRPSSFLPGTPVLLADGTTRAIEKLRVGDRVMATDPTKNTTAARVVTDTITSVGDKSLVEITVDTDGARGSKTSAVTATDNHPFWVPALADWVPAAKLAAGQWLRTSAGTTVQIAGVRQWTTFTPVHNLTIADLHTYYVLAGAASLLVHNQGDLEPGQTYLWRAVQGKELKDIHSGRQFSNPFGTESKYFSFTERGAAEYGRRAYGMLPEEGPYTVIRTVINKADIPGDAVMPHTADVVDGGVALPTETLKKLGRPRIMPSSSTGIGC